In uncultured Bacteroides sp., the following proteins share a genomic window:
- a CDS encoding two-component regulator propeller domain-containing protein — translation MKKRYIFIFIINLLLISVKLEADTFSFRHYKADDGLIFNTVRTIIQDRNGFIWFGTEDGLNRFDGNTFKEFRINTTNNFSLGSNYISSLFEDSNGNIWIGTDDGVYIYHTYTESFSRFLAKAGGVVISSTINNIVEDKSRNVWLSTYGQGIFRYNLSSAKLDQYKTINEGGAKRNYNLINYVYVDHNNLVWAAPKTPNSPLILFRHSKNSFQVIPFKYDAGNEKMVSIYKIFEDSKHNFWLGTWDSGLCKFDRKTKRVTNYLSPASPSGILHIHEISEYKPNLLFVGSDDGLSLFNTVNQTHQLFTSNETDPSSLSDKFVYPIFKDREGGIWIGTYFGGVNYISPNNGVFERYTHSKYVNSVNGNVISRFTEDKKGNIWISSDDGGLNVLDTQTGHFSAYMPQPGKNSISYYNVHALCWDDDKLWIGTYSGGLNVLDTKTGQFKLYNSEEGNPKSLDGGSIYAIYKDRSNNMWVASMSGINLYNRKTDNFTRVKYLNATTIDITQDKKGWLWFATPGKGVFRFNPQKKEWRNYTTIINGGNTLSCNQTNCLLVDHKEQLWIGTSSGLCRYSYTNNSFELVPLKIPSNSICSIIEDNDFLWLTTSKGLVRYNTKNGACQVFTRSDGLLSDQFIANSGFKSSKGKIYFGTASGFNAFCPKNIVTNKYLPPVVITSLEVNNKSVEIDPEGMLPQSLSFIKQIDLSYKDDVFSIGYAALSYITPEKNMYAYKLEGFDKDWNYVNKQHKATYTNLPAGEYVFRVKASNNDGLWNDQGTAVKIVIHPPFWLTIGFKILYFMLAVVAVSFILRRIMLRSERVHNEKIKELNQEKEKEMYNAKIQFFTMIAHEIRTPVSLIIGPLEKILTTGFSFPDSINNDLNIIDRNSKRLLHLVNQLLDFRKAEQGTLVMNFKKLNIYQLLCYNYDRFKPNIENNKIEFKLDCPDTEFEAIIDQEAFIKIVSNLLTNAMKFTENQINLTCSVNQEQETFEIRVSDNGSGISDEEKMKIFTPFYQVPSNTKPGTGIGLSLVKNLVDAHHGNITVVDSVPKGATFIVTFPMKNGEASTSNEEVKIEQTSLSVSQDIVQEKPIISEEKQLNKPTLLIVEDNPDMRSFLWNNFTAQYQVITASDGIEGMEKLKENEVNLIISDLMMPRMDGMEFCQSVRSNVLWSHIPFIMLTAKTDMNSKIDGLNFGADSYIEKPFSIKHLVAQINNLLESRRLLRQKYAEMPFVDLTTIAGNSSDEQFLSKMNSIIERNISNVDFSIDLLAEELCISRSGLFAKIKTLADVTPNELIQLVRLKKAAEYLVKNEYRINEIAYMVGFNNPSYFSKCFQKQFGVRPMDFASKYKERNTSV, via the coding sequence ATGAAAAAACGTTATATATTTATTTTCATCATAAACTTGTTATTAATCTCCGTCAAACTGGAAGCTGATACTTTTAGTTTTCGTCATTATAAAGCAGACGATGGATTAATATTTAATACCGTACGTACCATTATCCAGGACCGTAATGGATTCATCTGGTTTGGAACCGAGGATGGTCTGAACCGTTTTGATGGAAACACATTCAAAGAATTCCGTATAAATACGACTAATAATTTTTCTCTTGGCAGCAATTATATCAGTTCTTTGTTTGAGGATTCAAATGGCAATATATGGATTGGTACAGATGATGGCGTTTACATCTATCATACTTATACCGAATCCTTCTCACGTTTTCTGGCAAAAGCAGGAGGAGTTGTTATTTCATCTACTATCAATAATATAGTGGAAGATAAGTCGAGAAACGTATGGCTGTCTACATATGGTCAGGGTATTTTTCGTTATAATTTGTCTTCAGCTAAACTGGACCAATACAAAACCATTAATGAAGGAGGCGCAAAACGCAATTATAATCTCATCAATTATGTCTATGTTGATCATAACAATTTAGTTTGGGCAGCCCCCAAAACACCAAACAGTCCGCTCATCCTCTTTAGACATTCTAAAAACAGCTTTCAGGTAATACCTTTTAAGTATGATGCAGGAAATGAAAAAATGGTTTCTATCTACAAAATCTTCGAAGACTCTAAACATAATTTTTGGTTGGGAACATGGGATAGTGGCTTGTGTAAATTTGACAGAAAAACCAAAAGAGTTACCAATTATCTTTCACCAGCCTCGCCAAGTGGAATTCTTCATATTCATGAAATAAGTGAATACAAGCCCAACTTACTGTTTGTGGGTTCTGATGATGGATTAAGTCTCTTCAATACCGTTAATCAGACACATCAGTTGTTCACTTCCAATGAAACTGATCCTTCGTCTCTTTCTGATAAGTTTGTCTATCCCATTTTTAAAGATCGCGAAGGAGGAATCTGGATAGGGACCTATTTTGGAGGGGTTAATTATATTTCTCCAAACAATGGAGTCTTTGAACGTTATACTCACTCTAAGTACGTAAATTCAGTAAATGGAAATGTGATAAGCAGGTTTACCGAAGACAAAAAAGGGAATATATGGATATCTTCAGATGATGGCGGATTGAATGTACTTGATACGCAGACAGGACATTTCTCTGCTTATATGCCTCAGCCCGGGAAGAATAGTATCTCTTATTACAATGTTCACGCTCTTTGCTGGGACGATGATAAACTTTGGATAGGTACATATTCAGGCGGATTGAATGTGCTGGACACAAAGACAGGTCAATTTAAACTTTACAACTCAGAAGAAGGTAATCCTAAATCTTTGGATGGAGGAAGTATTTATGCTATATATAAAGACCGTAGTAATAATATGTGGGTAGCAAGTATGTCTGGGATTAATCTTTATAACCGTAAGACTGATAATTTTACCCGTGTTAAATATCTTAATGCTACCACCATTGATATTACACAAGACAAAAAAGGCTGGTTATGGTTTGCAACTCCGGGGAAAGGAGTCTTCAGGTTCAATCCGCAAAAAAAAGAGTGGCGTAATTATACTACCATTATCAATGGTGGAAATACATTGTCATGTAATCAAACGAACTGCCTGCTTGTTGATCATAAAGAACAGTTGTGGATTGGTACTTCCAGTGGTCTTTGCCGCTATAGCTATACGAATAATTCTTTCGAGCTAGTTCCGCTCAAAATTCCAAGCAATTCAATTTGCAGTATCATTGAGGATAATGATTTTCTTTGGCTTACCACATCAAAAGGATTAGTGCGTTATAATACAAAGAACGGTGCTTGTCAGGTTTTTACCAGAAGTGACGGGTTACTGAGCGATCAGTTTATAGCTAATTCCGGGTTCAAAAGTTCCAAAGGAAAAATCTACTTCGGAACAGCCAGCGGATTTAATGCCTTTTGTCCCAAAAATATTGTGACCAATAAATATCTGCCACCTGTTGTTATTACCAGTCTGGAGGTGAATAATAAGAGTGTAGAGATAGATCCTGAGGGAATGCTTCCGCAATCTTTAAGTTTTATAAAGCAGATAGATTTATCTTATAAAGATGATGTTTTCAGTATAGGATATGCGGCGCTGAGTTATATAACTCCAGAAAAAAACATGTATGCCTATAAACTCGAAGGTTTTGATAAAGACTGGAACTATGTGAACAAACAACATAAAGCTACTTATACCAACCTTCCTGCGGGGGAATATGTGTTCAGGGTAAAGGCCTCTAACAATGATGGACTATGGAATGATCAGGGAACAGCTGTTAAAATTGTAATACATCCTCCTTTCTGGCTTACTATCGGATTTAAGATTCTCTATTTTATGCTTGCAGTTGTGGCCGTCTCTTTCATCTTAAGACGCATAATGTTGCGTTCTGAACGAGTGCACAACGAAAAAATTAAAGAGCTGAATCAGGAAAAAGAAAAGGAAATGTACAATGCAAAAATACAGTTCTTTACAATGATTGCTCATGAAATACGTACTCCGGTATCGCTCATTATTGGTCCGTTGGAGAAGATTCTGACCACAGGCTTTTCTTTTCCTGATTCCATTAATAACGACCTGAATATTATTGACCGGAATAGTAAGCGTTTGTTGCATCTGGTCAATCAGCTTCTTGATTTCCGGAAAGCGGAACAAGGAACACTGGTTATGAATTTCAAGAAACTAAATATTTATCAGTTACTTTGTTATAACTATGACCGTTTTAAACCAAATATAGAAAATAATAAAATTGAATTTAAGCTTGATTGTCCTGATACGGAGTTCGAAGCAATAATAGATCAGGAGGCTTTTATTAAAATAGTTAGTAATTTGCTGACAAATGCAATGAAATTTACAGAAAACCAGATAAATCTTACTTGTTCAGTTAATCAGGAGCAGGAAACCTTTGAGATTCGTGTTTCTGATAATGGTTCGGGTATTTCTGATGAAGAGAAAATGAAAATATTCACGCCTTTTTATCAGGTACCTTCCAATACAAAACCGGGTACAGGAATTGGACTGTCATTGGTGAAGAACCTGGTTGATGCTCATCATGGTAATATTACTGTTGTTGATTCCGTTCCAAAAGGAGCAACATTTATTGTTACTTTTCCAATGAAAAATGGAGAAGCTTCAACTAGTAATGAGGAAGTGAAAATAGAACAAACCTCTTTATCTGTATCTCAGGATATTGTTCAGGAAAAGCCTATCATTTCAGAAGAAAAGCAGTTGAACAAACCAACGTTACTCATTGTAGAAGATAATCCGGATATGCGAAGCTTTCTTTGGAATAATTTTACAGCCCAATATCAGGTAATAACTGCTTCTGACGGAATTGAAGGTATGGAAAAACTAAAAGAGAACGAAGTAAATCTTATTATCAGTGACCTGATGATGCCCCGCATGGATGGTATGGAGTTCTGCCAGTCTGTTCGTTCCAATGTGCTGTGGAGTCACATTCCATTTATCATGCTAACTGCCAAGACGGATATGAATTCAAAGATAGACGGATTGAATTTTGGAGCAGATTCTTATATAGAAAAACCATTCTCTATTAAACATCTGGTGGCACAAATCAATAACCTTCTTGAATCGCGTCGTTTGCTGAGACAGAAATATGCTGAAATGCCGTTTGTTGATCTGACAACAATAGCCGGTAACTCTTCCGATGAACAGTTCCTTTCAAAAATGAACAGTATCATTGAACGTAACATTTCAAATGTTGATTTCTCTATCGACCTTCTGGCAGAAGAACTTTGCATCAGTCGCTCGGGATTATTTGCCAAGATTAAAACTCTTGCTGATGTTACTCCGAATGAACTGATACAGCTGGTTCGTTTAAAGAAGGCGGCAGAGTATCTGGTGAAGAATGAATATCGGATAAATGAAATTGCTTATATGGTAGGTTTCAACAATCCATCATATTTCAGTAAATGCTTCCAGAAACAGTTCGGTGTTCGCCCAATGGATTTCGCAAGTAAATATAAAGAGAGAAACACTTCAGTTTAA
- a CDS encoding TonB-dependent receptor produces MGRRFKIARVAVAVSLLSISPLFAGNSTESNLLSPYSVTKQQTKKITGLVVDSKGTPIIGVSVKVKGTTKGIVTDLDGKFELQIDPSDKLLEVSFIGMKKEDVAITNKSYYTITMAEESVGLEEVVVVGYGTQKKATVTGSVSQVSGDDLKKVSSINLSGALAGKTAGVISNVRSGEPGEDGASILIRGKGTLGSTSPLIVVDGVADRGFSRLNPEDIESISVLKDASAAIYGARAANGVILVTTKRGKEGKVKINYSGNVGITQPTRVPEMLNAYQYATYINEYDRGHDIPTETYPSDVLKKLKDGSDPINYPSTNWWKTVAKDWATKTQHSMSVTGGNENVSFYSSVQYLWQDAIYKESAQNYSQYQFTTNIDAKIGKRVKFGFDILGRQEVRNRGVFETDYLFGKFLSTSPMAAAYYPNGLPRTGYDGITNNAAIMITDKPGTNKLKYNILTLKPTLRFDLDPITKGLYLEGYAAMDFSFRNGKTLNTPYDLYLYNNSTGEYENQRSGTGAISVNSWADNSSTITLNARLGYSNTINESHKIDAFVAYEQSKYNYSSLSAYRTNYLSAALPEIDFGSDVPKDKNNAGSSDATVRRNLFGRVNYSYRSKYLAEFTMRYDGSMTFAKGHRWGAFPGVSAGWVISEENFFENIKPIVSFLKLKGSWGLMGNDAVAPYQYLTQYAYGSGATFGTENAVNKGMNLVRTANPLITWEKAQTYNVGISTQYLDGKFGLDVDYFKSMRRDILIARNASVPSYTGLTLPAENLGKVNNQGIELIATYQDKAGDFKWSVSGNFTYAKNKVVYMDQAKTTPEWQKTEGHPIDGLLLYEATGIYQTQEQVNSTPHIDGAKPGDLIYKDRNGDKKINSDDAYRVNESSTPQIMYGFTLNGSWKGFDLNVFFQGQARAKQIIMPSMNMVSDFYKGRWIDTNTAEQNAEARWPRAFIKQTYGDAFNGVTSSWWLRDASFLRLKSVELGYTLPKSAAKFLNLENLRIYANGNNLFSIDKIKICDPEVPDGVAGTNFYPQQRILTVGLNVTF; encoded by the coding sequence ATGGGGAGAAGATTTAAAATTGCCAGAGTGGCAGTTGCCGTAAGTCTTCTTAGTATTTCTCCTCTTTTTGCCGGGAACAGTACAGAAAGTAACCTGCTAAGTCCGTATTCAGTAACAAAACAGCAGACTAAGAAAATAACAGGACTGGTTGTTGATTCCAAAGGAACACCCATAATTGGAGTGTCTGTTAAAGTGAAAGGAACAACAAAAGGTATTGTTACCGATTTGGATGGAAAATTCGAGCTACAGATAGATCCTTCGGACAAGCTTCTTGAGGTGTCTTTTATAGGTATGAAAAAAGAAGATGTTGCTATTACAAATAAGTCATATTACACAATTACCATGGCTGAAGAGAGCGTGGGACTGGAAGAAGTTGTAGTTGTGGGTTATGGTACACAAAAGAAAGCTACAGTTACAGGTTCTGTCTCTCAGGTAAGCGGAGATGACCTTAAAAAAGTTTCTTCAATAAATTTAAGTGGTGCCTTAGCTGGAAAAACAGCCGGTGTTATTTCCAACGTTCGTTCCGGTGAACCTGGTGAAGATGGTGCCAGCATTCTAATCCGCGGAAAAGGTACATTGGGAAGTACATCTCCACTAATTGTGGTTGATGGTGTTGCCGATCGTGGCTTCAGTAGATTAAATCCGGAAGATATTGAATCGATATCAGTATTGAAAGACGCTTCGGCTGCTATTTACGGAGCACGTGCAGCAAATGGTGTAATTCTTGTTACTACAAAGCGTGGTAAAGAAGGTAAAGTGAAGATAAACTATAGTGGAAATGTGGGTATAACACAACCAACACGTGTTCCTGAAATGTTGAACGCCTACCAGTATGCTACTTATATTAATGAGTATGACAGAGGTCATGATATACCAACAGAAACTTATCCTAGCGATGTTTTGAAAAAGTTAAAAGATGGCTCTGATCCAATCAATTACCCAAGCACAAACTGGTGGAAGACTGTAGCTAAAGACTGGGCTACAAAAACACAACATAGCATGTCTGTAACAGGTGGTAATGAAAATGTTTCTTTCTACTCATCCGTTCAATATTTGTGGCAGGATGCTATCTATAAGGAAAGTGCACAAAATTACAGCCAATATCAGTTTACAACGAATATAGATGCTAAAATTGGAAAAAGAGTAAAGTTTGGCTTTGATATTTTGGGAAGACAGGAAGTAAGAAACAGAGGAGTCTTTGAAACTGATTACTTGTTTGGTAAATTCCTTTCAACTTCACCAATGGCAGCAGCTTATTATCCCAATGGCTTACCAAGAACCGGTTATGACGGCATAACCAATAATGCAGCTATAATGATTACAGACAAGCCGGGTACTAATAAGCTTAAATACAATATTCTTACTCTGAAACCTACACTGAGATTTGATCTTGATCCTATAACCAAAGGATTGTACTTAGAAGGATATGCCGCAATGGACTTCTCTTTCAGAAATGGAAAGACTTTAAATACTCCCTACGATTTATATTTATATAATAACTCAACTGGAGAATATGAAAACCAGAGATCAGGCACAGGAGCTATTAGTGTAAACTCATGGGCTGACAACTCAAGCACTATTACATTGAACGCACGTTTAGGATATAGCAACACAATCAATGAATCACATAAGATTGATGCCTTTGTTGCTTATGAACAAAGTAAATATAACTATAGTTCTTTATCTGCATACCGCACCAATTATCTTTCTGCTGCACTTCCTGAAATAGATTTCGGTAGTGATGTTCCTAAAGACAAGAACAATGCAGGAAGTTCTGATGCAACCGTTAGAAGGAACCTATTCGGAAGAGTAAACTACAGTTATAGAAGTAAATATCTTGCTGAGTTTACAATGAGATATGACGGTTCTATGACTTTTGCCAAAGGTCACCGTTGGGGAGCTTTCCCTGGGGTATCTGCCGGATGGGTAATCTCAGAAGAAAACTTTTTTGAAAATATTAAGCCAATTGTAAGCTTCCTGAAACTGAAAGGATCATGGGGTTTAATGGGTAATGATGCTGTGGCTCCATATCAATATCTCACTCAATATGCATACGGATCAGGTGCAACATTTGGAACAGAAAATGCTGTAAACAAAGGTATGAATTTGGTAAGAACAGCGAATCCTCTTATCACATGGGAAAAAGCACAAACATACAATGTGGGTATATCAACTCAGTATCTTGATGGAAAATTCGGATTAGATGTTGATTATTTCAAATCAATGAGACGTGACATTCTGATTGCCAGAAATGCTTCAGTGCCTTCTTACACCGGACTTACTCTACCTGCAGAGAACTTAGGTAAGGTAAACAATCAGGGTATTGAACTTATTGCAACTTACCAGGATAAAGCCGGCGACTTTAAATGGAGTGTAAGCGGTAACTTTACTTATGCAAAGAACAAGGTAGTCTATATGGATCAGGCTAAAACAACTCCCGAATGGCAAAAAACAGAAGGTCATCCTATTGACGGATTGCTTTTATACGAAGCAACTGGCATCTACCAAACTCAGGAACAGGTAAACAGCACTCCTCATATTGATGGTGCAAAACCTGGAGATCTTATCTATAAAGACAGAAACGGCGATAAAAAAATTAACTCGGATGATGCTTATCGTGTAAACGAAAGCAGTACTCCACAGATTATGTATGGTTTCACATTAAATGGTTCATGGAAAGGATTCGACCTCAATGTTTTCTTCCAGGGGCAGGCAAGAGCTAAACAAATTATTATGCCAAGCATGAATATGGTTTCTGACTTTTATAAAGGAAGATGGATTGATACCAACACTGCTGAACAGAATGCAGAAGCCAGATGGCCAAGAGCATTTATCAAACAGACTTATGGAGATGCATTCAACGGCGTTACTTCTTCATGGTGGTTAAGAGATGCTAGTTTCCTGAGACTAAAATCTGTAGAACTAGGATATACACTTCCTAAAAGCGCTGCAAAATTCCTGAATCTGGAAAATCTTAGAATCTATGCTAATGGTAACAACTTATTCTCTATCGACAAGATAAAGATTTGTGATCCGGAAGTTCCAGACGGTGTAGCTGGTACAAACTTCTACCCACAGCAAAGAATTCTTACTGTAGGACTAAATGTCACTTTTTAA
- a CDS encoding RagB/SusD family nutrient uptake outer membrane protein yields the protein MKKIYIYAATLMAGLFTSCTDILDQDPLNTYTDAAVWGDLALSETFLNEQYNNVEAETQKGSRFASYTDEVYQMWKYGTESIQQGLLSPDQSSIGWDGSTWNPWDFYYKAIRNVNIFTENIKRVPASGETNIAWKNAQIGQAFFLRGYFYSQLYSLFGDVPLITKSYGLNDDYKSVTRAPKDEVAEYIVSQCDSAALYLPVKYTDDSDLGRATKGAALALKARTLLYAASPLFGTPSQAKWKKASDANKAVIDLKDESGAPAYYLQNVSNSEEYANLFIDKKNPEVIFEKLYNSQGQGAYNNSYLFQAPCGTGSGFNGWGNFQATQEIVDQFEMANGTPYKRGPETENPYLNRDLRFAATIFTDGATWGYGADSREIECFFGAEDGVPNGKDSRRGDSWWNGTQTGYYIKKFLDRKYDTYGTDAPTAPYFMFRLAEFYLNYAECQIELGNAPEAVEYINKIRRRVNMPDITGDNIVAKYRHERQIEFVFEGQHWFDIRRWKTIEDVYSKPVTGMIIWKHQDGSKTYELNSEPIEYRTFHAPKNYWLPIPRYELRRAPQLDPAPYE from the coding sequence ATGAAAAAGATATATATATATGCAGCTACACTAATGGCTGGACTTTTCACCTCATGTACTGACATATTGGATCAGGACCCACTCAATACTTATACAGATGCTGCAGTGTGGGGAGATCTTGCCTTGTCGGAAACATTCCTGAACGAACAGTATAACAATGTGGAAGCTGAAACTCAGAAGGGATCACGCTTTGCCAGTTATACAGATGAAGTGTACCAGATGTGGAAATATGGTACAGAGTCAATCCAACAAGGTTTGCTTTCTCCTGACCAGTCAAGCATTGGATGGGATGGTTCAACATGGAATCCATGGGATTTCTATTACAAGGCAATACGTAATGTTAATATCTTTACGGAAAACATTAAGCGTGTTCCTGCTTCGGGAGAGACTAACATTGCATGGAAAAATGCTCAGATTGGTCAGGCATTTTTCCTTAGAGGCTATTTTTACTCTCAGTTATATAGTCTGTTTGGTGATGTTCCTTTGATTACTAAATCTTACGGACTTAATGATGATTACAAAAGTGTAACAAGGGCACCTAAAGATGAAGTTGCAGAATATATTGTTTCACAATGTGATAGTGCGGCTCTATATTTACCGGTTAAGTATACTGACGATAGCGATTTGGGAAGAGCAACCAAAGGTGCAGCACTGGCTTTGAAGGCTCGTACTCTTCTTTATGCAGCAAGTCCTCTGTTTGGAACACCATCACAAGCTAAATGGAAAAAAGCATCAGATGCTAATAAGGCTGTTATTGATCTTAAAGATGAAAGTGGCGCACCAGCTTACTATTTACAGAATGTATCGAACAGTGAGGAGTATGCGAATCTGTTTATTGACAAAAAAAATCCAGAAGTTATCTTTGAAAAGTTATACAACTCACAAGGTCAGGGTGCTTATAATAACTCTTATTTATTCCAGGCTCCTTGCGGAACAGGTAGTGGTTTTAACGGATGGGGAAATTTCCAGGCTACTCAGGAAATTGTTGATCAATTTGAGATGGCTAATGGAACTCCATACAAAAGAGGCCCTGAAACAGAAAATCCTTATCTTAACAGAGACTTGCGTTTTGCTGCAACCATATTTACAGATGGAGCTACATGGGGATACGGTGCTGATTCAAGAGAAATAGAATGTTTCTTTGGAGCTGAAGACGGAGTTCCAAACGGAAAAGACAGCCGTCGTGGAGATTCATGGTGGAATGGTACTCAAACTGGTTATTATATCAAAAAATTCCTTGATAGAAAATACGACACATATGGAACTGATGCTCCAACTGCTCCTTACTTCATGTTCCGTTTGGCTGAATTCTATCTAAATTATGCAGAATGTCAGATTGAGTTAGGTAATGCACCTGAAGCCGTTGAATATATCAACAAAATAAGAAGACGTGTTAATATGCCTGATATTACTGGTGATAATATTGTAGCAAAATACAGACATGAAAGACAAATTGAATTTGTATTCGAAGGACAGCACTGGTTTGATATCAGACGTTGGAAAACCATTGAAGATGTATACAGCAAACCTGTTACAGGTATGATAATATGGAAACATCAAGATGGCTCTAAGACTTACGAATTAAACAGCGAGCCTATTGAATACAGAACATTCCATGCTCCTAAAAACTATTGGTTGCCTATACCAAGATATGAATTAAGAAGAGCTCCACAATTGGATCCCGCTCCTTATGAATAG
- a CDS encoding glycoside hydrolase family 27 protein — protein sequence MKKYLTIIYLCLLATTTKAQMFFGANQSKQDSIFEHLAATPPMGWNSWNKFGCNINEKLLMEITDAMVASGMKEAGYEYIVIDDCWQVGRDKEGNIIVDPKSFPNGMKALADYIHSKGLKLGIYSCAGSLTCQGRPGSRGYQFQDARQYAKWGVDYLKYDWCSNEGQNAEAAYRTMSDALKICGRPIVFSICEWGESQPWKWAKGVGHLWRTTADIRDCYQCKFDWGGVGVLDIVDAVADLYTYAGPGHWNDAEMLEVGNGGMTRDEYITHFSMWSMLAAPLMAGNDLRSMNKETIEILANKEVIAVDQDSLGQQARRFMDMGDHEIWAKPLSNGEIAVCFLNRTDHEWKLDYNWKKDIMYFASDVNIYKNEYTVRDLWKHKDIGTTASNTKYSIPGHGVLMVRLSLKKRA from the coding sequence ATGAAAAAGTACCTGACAATTATATATCTATGTTTGCTTGCAACTACAACAAAAGCACAGATGTTCTTTGGAGCAAATCAGAGCAAACAAGATTCCATTTTTGAACACCTGGCTGCAACTCCACCAATGGGATGGAACAGTTGGAACAAATTTGGTTGCAACATTAATGAGAAATTACTAATGGAAATAACTGATGCAATGGTTGCTTCAGGTATGAAAGAGGCTGGATATGAATACATAGTAATAGACGACTGCTGGCAGGTAGGACGCGACAAAGAAGGTAACATTATTGTCGATCCAAAAAGCTTTCCAAACGGAATGAAAGCTCTTGCTGACTACATCCACAGCAAGGGACTCAAACTGGGCATATACTCATGTGCCGGATCGCTTACCTGCCAAGGCCGTCCCGGCAGTAGGGGGTATCAATTTCAGGATGCCAGACAGTATGCTAAGTGGGGTGTTGATTACCTGAAATATGACTGGTGTTCAAACGAAGGACAAAATGCAGAAGCCGCCTACCGGACAATGAGCGATGCACTAAAAATCTGTGGACGACCTATTGTTTTCAGCATCTGTGAATGGGGAGAAAGTCAACCATGGAAGTGGGCAAAAGGTGTTGGGCATCTATGGCGAACTACTGCCGATATACGTGATTGCTATCAATGTAAATTTGATTGGGGTGGCGTTGGTGTACTGGATATTGTTGATGCAGTTGCAGATCTTTATACTTATGCCGGACCCGGACATTGGAACGATGCAGAAATGCTTGAAGTAGGTAATGGTGGAATGACACGCGACGAATACATTACGCACTTTTCTATGTGGTCTATGCTTGCAGCACCTTTAATGGCTGGTAATGATCTTCGGTCTATGAATAAAGAAACAATAGAAATTCTTGCAAACAAAGAAGTTATAGCTGTAGATCAGGATAGTTTGGGACAACAGGCCAGACGCTTTATGGACATGGGTGATCATGAAATATGGGCAAAACCTTTGTCGAACGGTGAGATAGCTGTGTGCTTCCTTAATAGGACAGATCACGAATGGAAACTGGATTACAATTGGAAAAAGGATATTATGTACTTTGCTTCCGATGTTAATATCTACAAAAATGAATATACTGTAAGAGATCTTTGGAAACACAAAGATATAGGTACAACTGCATCAAATACAAAATACAGCATACCTGGACACGGAGTGCTAATGGTAAGATTATCTCTAAAAAAAAGGGCTTAA